A stretch of the bacterium SCSIO 12827 genome encodes the following:
- a CDS encoding MCP four helix bundle domain-containing protein, which translates to MAFLKNIKVLAKISLGFGIILALLVAVGVTGAISLNNGDDNFTRYRKIALQSNQASRVQNELADVQIAVQEYLVTRSTEAIEKAKKEVTETLASNEKLAEMVNMMERQAFIDAASQKIQGYAKAFEEIIKLDVREKDIVENTLNKFGPEMRRELTGIMERAANDLQFTTAYSAGKVQQELLRMRLHVTKYIDTSEYAAYERAIKEAGDLEKGLLALAGEMTDPGMRERVGNIAALGKTYAGGIHQVHAVLTERNELLHNTLIPIGYSVTKDMGKLKTEIRMEQDTVGPATSAAMGRAVYVMSTVVIVGLIIGIVAAWLIGGGISRPIGAITRTMRVLADGDKTVDIPAQDHRDEIGEMARTVLIFKESMIKAEEMTAREMEAAKDREERARTIEEMTVNFDNDVSELLRALASSATEMEATAASMSKIAETTNVRSSSVASAAEQASANVQTVATATEELTSSIQEIGRQVNQSSEIATRASDQASRTDQQVQGLAQAAQQIGEVVDLISDIAEQTNLLALNATIEAARAGEAGKGFAVVASEVKSLANQTAKATSEIAQQIGSVQSETKEAVTAIQSIAQTIKSMDEITSAIASAVEEQSAATQEIARNVEQAASGTQEVTTNIADVSSAAGETGTSASQVQSVAGDLNEKSNRLKAQVEKFLADVRAA; encoded by the coding sequence ATGGCCTTCTTAAAGAACATCAAGGTGCTTGCGAAAATATCTCTTGGGTTTGGGATTATTTTAGCGTTGCTGGTTGCGGTCGGAGTAACGGGCGCCATTAGTCTCAATAACGGTGATGATAATTTTACGCGCTATCGGAAAATCGCCCTTCAATCGAATCAAGCATCCCGTGTCCAGAACGAATTGGCAGACGTGCAAATCGCGGTTCAGGAGTATCTAGTGACGCGGTCGACGGAAGCAATTGAGAAGGCAAAAAAGGAAGTAACAGAAACCCTAGCCAGCAATGAAAAGCTAGCTGAGATGGTCAACATGATGGAAAGGCAGGCATTCATCGACGCGGCTTCACAGAAGATTCAAGGCTACGCTAAAGCTTTCGAAGAGATCATCAAGTTGGACGTTCGGGAAAAGGATATCGTCGAGAATACATTGAACAAGTTCGGCCCGGAAATGAGGCGAGAACTCACCGGCATCATGGAGCGCGCCGCTAACGATCTGCAATTCACGACTGCGTATTCGGCAGGAAAAGTTCAGCAAGAACTTCTCCGAATGCGCCTTCATGTCACCAAATACATCGATACAAGCGAGTACGCTGCCTATGAACGGGCGATCAAGGAAGCTGGAGATCTAGAAAAAGGTCTTTTGGCCTTGGCTGGGGAAATGACCGACCCCGGCATGCGCGAGCGAGTTGGCAATATTGCTGCATTGGGCAAGACGTACGCAGGCGGCATCCATCAGGTGCATGCGGTTCTGACCGAACGAAATGAACTTCTCCACAATACCCTGATTCCTATCGGGTACTCCGTTACCAAGGACATGGGCAAACTGAAGACCGAAATCAGGATGGAGCAGGATACCGTGGGTCCGGCAACCAGCGCCGCCATGGGACGGGCCGTATACGTGATGAGCACCGTTGTGATCGTAGGACTGATCATTGGGATTGTCGCCGCCTGGTTAATCGGGGGGGGGATTTCCCGGCCCATCGGCGCCATAACGAGGACGATGCGTGTTCTCGCCGACGGAGACAAGACCGTCGATATCCCAGCCCAGGATCATCGTGATGAAATCGGCGAGATGGCCAGGACCGTGCTTATCTTCAAGGAAAGCATGATCAAAGCTGAGGAGATGACGGCAAGGGAGATGGAGGCCGCTAAAGATCGGGAAGAACGCGCGCGCACGATAGAGGAGATGACAGTTAATTTCGATAATGATGTGTCAGAGCTGTTACGCGCACTCGCCAGTTCAGCAACCGAAATGGAGGCCACGGCGGCATCCATGTCGAAAATTGCCGAGACGACAAATGTGCGTTCAAGTTCGGTCGCCAGTGCGGCAGAGCAAGCATCTGCCAACGTGCAGACCGTCGCTACTGCCACCGAGGAACTGACCAGTTCCATTCAAGAAATCGGCCGCCAGGTCAATCAGTCCTCAGAGATAGCGACCCGAGCATCGGACCAGGCGTCGAGGACGGATCAGCAGGTCCAAGGCTTGGCACAAGCTGCTCAGCAGATTGGAGAAGTGGTCGATTTGATTTCGGACATCGCCGAACAGACCAATCTTCTGGCCCTTAATGCGACTATTGAGGCTGCGCGGGCAGGCGAGGCGGGCAAAGGCTTCGCCGTCGTTGCCAGCGAGGTTAAAAGCTTGGCCAACCAAACAGCAAAAGCAACCAGCGAAATCGCCCAACAAATCGGCAGCGTCCAATCTGAGACGAAGGAGGCGGTGACCGCGATCCAATCGATCGCGCAGACGATTAAGTCCATGGATGAGATTACGTCTGCCATAGCCTCGGCCGTAGAGGAACAGAGTGCGGCGACCCAGGAAATCGCGCGCAACGTGGAGCAGGCGGCATCCGGGACACAGGAAGTGACGACGAATATCGCCGATGTGTCCTCGGCCGCAGGCGAAACCGGAACCTCGGCGAGCCAGGTACAAAGCGTGGCTGGTGATCTGAACGAGAAGTCGAACCGCCTGAAGGCACAGGTGGAAAAGTTCCTGGCCGATGTGCGAGCGGCATAA
- a CDS encoding PAS domain S-box protein, translating into MPNRKRKPLNIPSFCDAIDQTTDAVLVVDFDSRTILTCNSAAERLFGYDASELIGETSQNLHLDSVSYNLFGEEASLALENDPSFLRRIPLRDKMGKLLLADAHVIPLETYSSSRIVISIIRPTPESGAAKRDAGSQVELEIQGILKRICRTHGWVYGEVWLPHPEGYLELCTTWSMDSKLTRPLQEITYSIRFKLREGAPGRVWESGRPELLTNLWGAPRHVFRRAFVAKALGLRSCLSIPIMAGSDIVAIATFFGCDVRHQAVDELVATHSELNCLQEKVISHLSAGGFVEQVDALSPSDHLKQDAPRWVCEPNTLVVLDANQVVQTDCQQNHIRCLRSNLLECLERQGRHLVGDQEIVPRSMHTKSYSPYRFTPDDGSERWGILECYFIPWHNGYALSAQAIDTPAGSPSLVTPNTEKFRSLTLREREIVALVINGLSSKKIARRLGISHRTVETHRSAIMRKLGLSSIAQIIKLYGPLINSKE; encoded by the coding sequence TTGCCTAACAGAAAACGCAAGCCTTTGAACATACCGTCGTTTTGCGATGCGATTGACCAGACAACCGATGCTGTCTTGGTCGTTGATTTCGATTCGCGCACAATTCTCACGTGTAACAGCGCTGCAGAACGGTTGTTCGGCTACGATGCCTCTGAATTGATTGGAGAGACATCTCAAAACCTTCATTTGGATTCTGTGTCTTATAATCTGTTCGGGGAGGAAGCCTCGTTAGCACTGGAGAATGATCCGAGCTTTTTACGGCGAATTCCGCTTCGCGATAAAATGGGCAAGCTGTTGTTAGCGGACGCCCACGTTATTCCCCTGGAGACTTACTCATCCTCCAGAATTGTAATCAGCATCATCCGGCCTACACCTGAATCGGGAGCCGCAAAAAGGGATGCTGGATCGCAGGTCGAATTGGAGATTCAGGGGATATTGAAACGCATATGCAGGACGCACGGTTGGGTTTACGGAGAAGTCTGGCTACCGCACCCGGAGGGGTATCTAGAATTGTGCACAACATGGTCGATGGATTCAAAACTCACACGTCCGCTGCAGGAAATTACATATTCAATTCGCTTTAAGCTGCGTGAAGGTGCCCCGGGACGTGTTTGGGAATCTGGCCGGCCGGAACTTCTCACTAACCTATGGGGGGCGCCGCGGCATGTATTCCGGCGGGCCTTCGTTGCCAAGGCGCTCGGGTTACGTTCCTGCTTGAGTATCCCGATTATGGCTGGGAGCGATATCGTGGCAATCGCAACGTTCTTTGGTTGCGATGTTCGGCACCAGGCGGTTGACGAATTGGTTGCAACCCATTCTGAACTCAATTGCCTTCAGGAGAAGGTCATCAGTCACCTAAGTGCCGGTGGCTTTGTCGAGCAGGTCGATGCGCTGTCTCCATCTGATCATTTGAAACAGGATGCTCCTAGATGGGTCTGTGAACCGAACACGTTGGTCGTACTGGACGCCAACCAAGTCGTCCAGACCGATTGCCAGCAAAATCACATTCGCTGTCTTCGGTCCAATTTACTGGAGTGTTTAGAGCGGCAGGGAAGGCATCTTGTGGGCGACCAAGAGATCGTGCCCCGAAGCATGCATACAAAAAGCTACTCCCCATATCGGTTCACGCCGGATGATGGGAGTGAAAGATGGGGTATATTGGAGTGTTATTTCATCCCGTGGCACAACGGATACGCTTTATCTGCTCAAGCAATAGACACGCCAGCGGGATCGCCCTCCTTAGTCACCCCCAACACAGAAAAATTTAGGTCACTCACGTTACGTGAACGCGAAATCGTTGCGTTAGTGATCAACGGTTTATCCAGCAAAAAAATTGCGCGGAGGCTTGGCATTAGCCATAGAACCGTAGAGACGCACAGAAGTGCAATAATGCGGAAGCTGGGTCTAAGTTCGATTGCTCAGATTATTAAATTGTACGGACCGCTGATTAACAGCAAGGAATAA